One stretch of Myxocyprinus asiaticus isolate MX2 ecotype Aquarium Trade chromosome 23, UBuf_Myxa_2, whole genome shotgun sequence DNA includes these proteins:
- the haao gene encoding 3-hydroxyanthranilate 3,4-dioxygenase isoform X2, with protein MTNKSLHVNIDKWIAENESSFLPPVCNKLMFFYQLNIMYVGGPNVRKDYHIEEGEELFYQVRGDMVLKVIENGKHKDVHIREGEMFLLPARIPHSPQRQANTVGLVVERRRLCSETDGLRYFVDNSTDVLFERWFYCQNLGTQLVPIIKEFMDSKQHKTGKPDTAEPIKPAPYPLNTMNVMTPFCFREWVEKQKPALSSGQPVDMFGAQFETETVLFGPGMSESSRRQTDGWIWQLEGSSNVFMNYKEYNLSGGDCLLILGETEYQWKRSQDCVALFVAQDPERKRPY; from the exons ATGACCAACAAATCTCTTCATGTCAACATTGACAAGTGGATTGCAGAGAATGAAAGCTCTTTTCTACCGCCAGTGTGCaacaaattaat GTTCTTTTATCAGTTGAATATTATGTATGTTGGTGGTCCAAACGTGAGGAAGGATTATCACATTGAGGAGGGCGAAGAG CTCTTTTACCAGGTCAGGGGTGACATGGTTCTGAAAGTGATAGAGAACGGCAAGCATAAAGATGTACATATCCGAGAAGGAGAG ATGTTCCTGCTTCCAGCACGGATTCCCCACTCCCCCCAGAGACAGGCAAACACAGTGGGGCTGGTGGTGGAGAGGAGGAGGCTTTGCTCAGAGACGGATGGCCTCAG gtACTTTGTGGATAATAGTACTGATGTCTTGTTTGAGCGTTGGTTCTACTGTCAGAATCTTGGAACCCAGCTTGTTCCCATCATCAAAGA GTTTATGGATTCCAAGCAGCATAAAACAGGAAAGCCAGACACAG CTGAACCAATCAAACCAGCCCCATACCCACTCAACACCATGAATGTGATGACACCATTCTGCTTCAGAGAGTGGGTGGAGAAGCAGAAGCCTGCGCTGTCTAGTGGTCAGCCAGTGGACATGTTtggagcacagtttgagactgAG ACTGTGCTCTTTGGTCCTGGGATGTCTGAATCTTCAAGAAGACAGACCGATGGCTGGATCTGGCAGCTG GAGGGTTCATCCAATGTATTCATGAACTACAAGGAATACAACCTCTCTGGAGGAGATTGTCTTCTGATTCTTGGAGAGACAGA GTATCAGTGGAAACGATCACAGGATTGTGTTGCTTTGTTTGTTGCTCAAGACCCAGAGCGGAAGAGACCTTATTGA
- the haao gene encoding 3-hydroxyanthranilate 3,4-dioxygenase isoform X1, whose protein sequence is MYISEKERWDTTQKWTIEQSSQDGPSGGIQSSVRPFSAGSFTGTSAESDLHFNWALEMMTSQLSELTSVVQNSASLPIPVPPRKHPHRLRQFPTFLDALSPVSILQPHSQMFLLPARIPHSPQRQANTVGLVVERRRLCSETDGLRYFVDNSTDVLFERWFYCQNLGTQLVPIIKEFMDSKQHKTGKPDTAEPIKPAPYPLNTMNVMTPFCFREWVEKQKPALSSGQPVDMFGAQFETETVLFGPGMSESSRRQTDGWIWQLEGSSNVFMNYKEYNLSGGDCLLILGETEYQWKRSQDCVALFVAQDPERKRPY, encoded by the exons ATGTACATATCCGAGAAGGAGAG GTGGGACACGACCCAAAAATGGACAATAG aacaatctagccaggatggacccagcggaggaatcCAGTCTTCCGTCCGCCCTTtctcagcagggagctttacTGGGACATCAGCAGAATCAGATCTCCACTTTAACTGGGCTCTGGAGATGATGACATCGCAGCTTTCTGAGCTCACATCTGTTGTTCAAAACTCTGCCAGCCTCCCGATACCGGTCCCACCAAGGAAGCACCCTCACCGGCTCCGGCAGTTCCCCACGTTTCTGGATGCTCTGAGCCCTGTCTCAATCCTCCAGCCCCATTCTCAG ATGTTCCTGCTTCCAGCACGGATTCCCCACTCCCCCCAGAGACAGGCAAACACAGTGGGGCTGGTGGTGGAGAGGAGGAGGCTTTGCTCAGAGACGGATGGCCTCAG gtACTTTGTGGATAATAGTACTGATGTCTTGTTTGAGCGTTGGTTCTACTGTCAGAATCTTGGAACCCAGCTTGTTCCCATCATCAAAGA GTTTATGGATTCCAAGCAGCATAAAACAGGAAAGCCAGACACAG CTGAACCAATCAAACCAGCCCCATACCCACTCAACACCATGAATGTGATGACACCATTCTGCTTCAGAGAGTGGGTGGAGAAGCAGAAGCCTGCGCTGTCTAGTGGTCAGCCAGTGGACATGTTtggagcacagtttgagactgAG ACTGTGCTCTTTGGTCCTGGGATGTCTGAATCTTCAAGAAGACAGACCGATGGCTGGATCTGGCAGCTG GAGGGTTCATCCAATGTATTCATGAACTACAAGGAATACAACCTCTCTGGAGGAGATTGTCTTCTGATTCTTGGAGAGACAGA GTATCAGTGGAAACGATCACAGGATTGTGTTGCTTTGTTTGTTGCTCAAGACCCAGAGCGGAAGAGACCTTATTGA